In a single window of the Campylobacter hyointestinalis subsp. lawsonii genome:
- the flhB gene encoding flagellar biosynthesis protein FlhB: protein MADDQEKTEEPTSKKIEDARQKGNVPKSQDASGFVTLLVGIIALVLLLSFMGERLIKLYIYYQNLIGIELTKELFFKIVIHTMLQVILIILPVAVSIMIAGILSNVMQFGFLFTTEPLMPNFGKINPIKGLANLFSLKKLVDSIKIILKVSAVFGVAFYFFLQFVKELPHTIFFPMFNQLFWLKEKMLILAGVMLLLFLIIAIADIFIVRFQYFKGLRMSKQEVKDEFKQMEGDPRVKGRIRQLQMQAARKRMMQNIPTADVVITNPTHYAVALRYDKKKEKAPVVLAKGVDHLALRIRKIAAENGIQIVENPPLARELYKVCDVDSMIPVNLFQAVAEVLSFVYMGNKAKFANKLK, encoded by the coding sequence GTGGCAGACGATCAAGAAAAAACAGAAGAGCCCACCAGTAAAAAGATAGAAGACGCTAGACAAAAAGGTAATGTCCCAAAATCGCAAGACGCAAGCGGTTTTGTGACGCTTTTAGTCGGTATAATCGCACTTGTGCTTTTGCTATCGTTTATGGGTGAGAGACTTATCAAGCTTTATATTTATTATCAAAATTTGATTGGTATAGAGCTTACCAAAGAGCTATTTTTTAAAATAGTTATCCATACTATGCTTCAAGTCATACTCATCATACTTCCAGTTGCCGTTTCTATCATGATAGCAGGAATTCTTTCAAATGTAATGCAATTTGGATTTTTATTTACAACTGAGCCTTTGATGCCAAATTTTGGTAAGATAAATCCTATAAAAGGTTTAGCAAATTTATTTTCACTTAAAAAACTTGTTGATTCTATCAAAATCATACTAAAAGTAAGTGCCGTTTTTGGAGTGGCATTTTACTTTTTCTTGCAATTTGTAAAAGAGCTTCCTCATACAATATTTTTTCCTATGTTTAACCAGCTATTTTGGTTAAAAGAGAAAATGCTCATCTTAGCTGGAGTTATGCTACTTTTGTTTTTGATCATAGCTATCGCAGATATTTTTATAGTTCGTTTTCAGTATTTTAAAGGGCTTAGAATGAGCAAACAAGAAGTTAAAGATGAGTTTAAGCAGATGGAAGGAGATCCAAGAGTAAAGGGGCGTATAAGACAGCTTCAAATGCAAGCCGCGCGTAAAAGGATGATGCAAAATATTCCTACTGCTGATGTCGTTATCACAAATCCTACTCACTACGCAGTAGCACTTCGCTATGATAAGAAAAAGGAAAAAGCTCCTGTAGTTTTGGCTAAAGGCGTAGATCATTTAGCGCTTCGTATAAGAAAAATAGCGGCTGAAAATGGAATTCAAATAGTGGAAAATCCACCTCTTGCAAGGGAGCTTTACAAGGTTTGTGATGTGGATTCTATGATACCAGTAAATTTATTTCAAGCAGTAGCCGAAGTGCTAAGCTTTGTTTATATGGGAAATAAAGCTAAATTTGCCAATAAATTAAAATAA
- a CDS encoding NAD(P)H-dependent oxidoreductase → MNFKEALNFRHACKVFDENKKINSADFDDILEAGRLAPSSMGMQPLEFEVVEDKELLQDLKKACWNQAQITTASKVVVIYAKIDDLRASSDYAKSIICSRKDKSEDEQKAYLQKYANMLKDNEGTSDKELFGWARAQCYLAAQNMMMQAAFLGIDSCPIEGFVRDQLEGVLGIDTKQKRVALVLTFGYRKNAISQKYRRDIKDIVSYR, encoded by the coding sequence ATGAATTTCAAAGAAGCCTTAAACTTTCGTCATGCGTGTAAAGTTTTTGATGAAAATAAAAAAATAAACAGTGCAGATTTTGATGATATTTTAGAGGCTGGCAGACTAGCCCCTTCTTCTATGGGTATGCAGCCGTTGGAATTTGAAGTAGTTGAAGATAAAGAGCTTTTGCAAGATTTGAAGAAGGCATGCTGGAACCAAGCTCAGATAACTACTGCCTCAAAAGTTGTAGTAATATATGCTAAAATAGATGATCTAAGAGCTAGTTCAGACTATGCTAAATCCATAATCTGTAGTAGAAAAGATAAAAGTGAAGACGAACAAAAAGCATACTTACAAAAATATGCAAATATGCTTAAAGACAACGAGGGCACTAGCGACAAAGAACTTTTTGGTTGGGCTAGGGCGCAGTGTTATTTGGCTGCGCAAAATATGATGATGCAAGCCGCTTTTTTAGGAATAGATAGTTGTCCTATTGAAGGTTTTGTGCGTGATCAGCTAGAAGGTGTTTTAGGTATAGATACAAAACAAAAAAGAGTTGCTTTAGTGCTTACTTTTGGATATAGAAAAAATGCCATAAGCCAAAAATACAGACGCGATATAAAAGATATAGTAAGTTATAGATAG
- the selD gene encoding selenide, water dikinase SelD, translated as MKQLVYNNKNLTKFIKASGCAAKLDPLGLTQSIGDIIGCDPRLISSLTSNEDAGVFKLDANTAIVQTLDFITPVVDDPFLYGQIAAANSLSDIFAMGAKAITAMNIVGFDSCHFSGDILKEIMLGGKNKISECGAVLVGGHSIETVENIYGLSVTGIVNPNDFWANNTAKLGDLLILTKPLGSGVLSTALKGGFLSIDETYEVVNVMAQLNFYALKALEDIKVNAATDVTGFGFLGHLSEMLRDDICFDIYQNLVPILNSARKYADLGLIPEGSYKNAKFISKFCQISPDILLCDAQTSGGLILSIAQKDAYRALTNLKNAGYEKAEIIGVVTKEKEHKINLI; from the coding sequence ATGAAACAGTTAGTTTATAATAATAAAAATCTTACTAAATTTATAAAAGCATCAGGTTGTGCAGCCAAACTAGACCCGTTGGGTCTAACACAGAGTATCGGCGACATAATCGGGTGCGATCCTAGACTCATTTCATCGCTAACTAGCAATGAAGATGCAGGAGTATTTAAGCTTGATGCTAATACGGCTATCGTTCAGACTTTGGATTTTATTACCCCGGTGGTCGATGATCCATTTTTATATGGACAAATAGCAGCTGCAAACTCGCTCAGCGATATCTTTGCTATGGGTGCAAAAGCGATAACGGCTATGAATATAGTGGGTTTTGATAGTTGTCATTTTAGCGGAGATATTTTAAAAGAGATTATGCTTGGAGGCAAAAATAAAATAAGCGAATGCGGCGCTGTTTTAGTCGGCGGACATAGCATAGAAACAGTAGAAAATATTTACGGCCTAAGCGTAACTGGCATCGTAAATCCAAATGATTTTTGGGCGAACAATACGGCTAAATTAGGTGATTTGCTGATACTTACCAAACCTCTTGGAAGTGGTGTCTTAAGCACGGCTTTAAAAGGTGGATTTTTAAGCATAGATGAGACTTATGAAGTAGTAAATGTAATGGCGCAGCTTAATTTTTATGCACTTAAAGCATTAGAAGATATAAAGGTAAATGCTGCTACTGATGTTACTGGATTTGGTTTTTTAGGGCATTTAAGCGAGATGTTAAGAGATGATATTTGCTTTGATATATATCAAAATTTAGTTCCTATCTTAAATAGTGCAAGAAAATACGCAGATCTTGGACTTATACCAGAAGGTAGCTACAAAAATGCTAAATTTATATCCAAATTTTGCCAAATAAGCCCAGATATCTTGCTTTGCGACGCACAAACTAGTGGCGGATTAATTTTAAGTATAGCCCAAAAAGATGCTTATAGAGCACTAACGAATTTAAAAAATGCCGGTTATGAAAAAGCTGAGATAATAGGCGTGGTAACAAAAGAAAAAGAGCATAAAATAAATTTAATTTAA
- the yedF gene encoding sulfurtransferase-like selenium metabolism protein YedF, with protein MKIDCRNLDCPEPIIRTKDSIENLNIGDDLEILLNSEASFTNVKKFLSTNKFEFSVSSKDGDHTLILKKTHELIDQNVQNYNCDIKFKDKVLFLKEDKVGSDPIGRGLLAKFLGSIHSLEASKRPAYIVCVNEAVLMTTSRSHPSYAALKELESLGVKILSCGSCLEAMGLVDRLGVGSMSNAFEIMNILLENETVSL; from the coding sequence GTGAAAATAGATTGTAGAAATTTAGATTGTCCAGAGCCGATCATCAGGACAAAAGATAGCATAGAGAATTTAAATATAGGCGATGATTTGGAGATTTTACTAAATAGTGAAGCTTCATTTACAAATGTTAAAAAATTTTTAAGTACAAATAAATTTGAGTTTAGCGTTAGTTCAAAAGATGGCGATCATACTCTTATTCTTAAAAAAACTCACGAGCTGATAGACCAAAATGTTCAAAACTATAATTGTGATATCAAATTTAAAGATAAAGTTTTATTTTTAAAAGAAGATAAAGTCGGAAGCGATCCTATTGGAAGAGGACTTTTAGCTAAGTTTTTAGGCTCTATTCATTCTTTAGAGGCTAGTAAAAGACCGGCGTATATAGTATGCGTAAATGAAGCAGTTTTGATGACTACTAGTAGATCTCATCCTAGCTATGCCGCTTTAAAAGAGTTAGAGAGCTTAGGCGTCAAGATCTTGAGTTGTGGTAGTTGTTTAGAAGCTATGGGGCTTGTAGATAGACTAGGAGTAGGAAGTATGAGCAATGCTTTTGAGATAATGAATATACTTTTAGAAAATGAAACAGTTAGTTTATAA
- the nspC gene encoding carboxynorspermidine decarboxylase yields the protein MKFDEIKTPAYVCEEAKLEKNLQILKDISTKSGAKVLCALKGFAFSGGMELVAKYLGGATCSGLHEAKYAKFHGFKEIHTYSPAFSDDDIDEILSISNHVVFNSFSQWDKFKVKAIKSGKSIGLRINPEVSSSPVDMYNPCAKFSRLGITKANFNEANIDGIDGLHFHALCEESAKSLELVLCKFEEQFGNLIPKMKWVNFGGGHHITKSGYDINLLIELIKKFRKKYGVEVFIEPGEAVGWQCGFLISSVLDIVENKEKTCIIDASAECHMPDTILMPYRPKMRGESSNGKFAYRFGGATCLAGDVIGAAAGDPIFKFDNEIKVGDRVIFEDQIHYTIVKNSTFNGVKLPNLVMICKDGEIKTVREFGYEEYARRN from the coding sequence ATGAAATTTGATGAGATAAAAACTCCAGCTTATGTCTGCGAAGAGGCTAAACTTGAAAAAAATTTACAAATTTTAAAAGATATTTCTACAAAAAGCGGAGCAAAGGTGCTTTGTGCTTTAAAGGGTTTTGCATTTAGCGGGGGTATGGAGTTGGTCGCAAAGTATCTTGGCGGTGCGACTTGTAGCGGTTTGCATGAGGCAAAATACGCTAAATTCCACGGATTTAAAGAGATACATACCTACTCACCAGCATTTAGCGATGATGATATAGATGAGATTTTAAGTATATCTAATCACGTGGTGTTTAACAGTTTTTCGCAGTGGGATAAATTTAAAGTAAAAGCTATAAAAAGTGGCAAAAGTATAGGACTAAGAATAAACCCTGAAGTCTCATCAAGCCCTGTTGATATGTATAATCCTTGTGCTAAGTTTTCAAGGCTTGGTATAACAAAAGCAAATTTTAATGAGGCAAATATAGATGGTATCGACGGACTTCATTTCCATGCACTTTGTGAAGAGAGTGCTAAAAGTTTAGAGCTTGTTTTATGTAAATTTGAAGAACAGTTTGGAAATCTTATACCAAAAATGAAATGGGTAAATTTTGGTGGCGGACATCACATTACAAAAAGCGGATACGATATAAATTTACTCATAGAACTTATAAAAAAATTTAGAAAAAAATATGGCGTAGAGGTTTTCATAGAACCAGGCGAAGCAGTAGGTTGGCAGTGCGGATTTTTGATCTCAAGTGTGCTTGATATCGTAGAAAACAAAGAAAAAACTTGCATCATAGATGCTTCTGCTGAGTGTCATATGCCAGATACCATTCTTATGCCTTACCGCCCAAAAATGCGTGGTGAGAGCAGTAATGGTAAATTTGCTTATCGTTTTGGTGGCGCTACTTGTCTTGCAGGAGATGTCATAGGAGCAGCTGCTGGCGATCCTATTTTTAAATTTGATAATGAGATCAAAGTTGGCGATAGGGTTATTTTTGAAGATCAAATTCACTACACCATAGTCAAAAATAGTACGTTTAATGGCGTAAAACTTCCAAATTTAGTTATGATATGTAAAGATGGAGAGATAAAGACCGTGCGTGAGTTTGGCTATGAAGAGTACGCTAGGAGAAATTAA
- the pth gene encoding aminoacyl-tRNA hydrolase codes for MTLVVGLGNIGKEYENTRHNVGFMLADLLLFDGGFSDVSSAKFKGELFKKGSQLIAKPTTFMNSSGLCVKSINDFYKPDHIIVIHDDLDIPFGSVRFKNGGSSGGHNGIKSIDSLIGNDYDRVRIGIGRTKGEVISYVLGEFAQEEKVALKEILAHCKEAVLRLIQTNDIKQISSDFTRKPADFGL; via the coding sequence ATGACTCTAGTAGTAGGGCTTGGAAATATAGGTAAAGAGTATGAAAATACTCGCCATAACGTAGGTTTTATGTTAGCCGATCTGCTACTTTTTGATGGCGGATTTAGCGATGTTAGCTCTGCGAAATTCAAAGGTGAGCTTTTTAAAAAAGGCTCACAACTCATTGCAAAACCGACTACTTTTATGAATTCTAGCGGACTTTGTGTCAAATCTATCAACGATTTTTATAAACCTGATCATATAATAGTTATTCACGATGATCTTGATATTCCTTTTGGAAGTGTAAGATTTAAAAATGGTGGAAGTAGTGGCGGACACAACGGTATAAAATCTATAGATAGTCTTATAGGAAATGATTATGATAGGGTTCGCATAGGTATAGGACGCACAAAAGGCGAAGTTATCAGCTATGTTTTAGGTGAGTTTGCTCAAGAAGAAAAAGTAGCACTAAAAGAGATCTTAGCTCACTGCAAAGAGGCTGTTTTAAGGCTCATACAGACAAATGATATCAAACAAATTTCTTCTGATTTTACAAGAAAACCTGCTGACTTTGGTCTGTAA
- a CDS encoding 50S ribosomal protein L25/general stress protein Ctc, with protein MLEGIVRESIDKRSTKALRKDGYLIANIYAKGIENINATFKVNDFIKAVKSKSDLKFPINVGGKTYNVVVVDYQKHPVTSALKHVDLKVVLDDEVSKYMVPVKVFGTPVGLKNKGVLLQSKKRLTVKCTGKNLPNSFDIDVSPLDVDNTILVRDIKVPEGVSIVEAGRVAVVGVIKAK; from the coding sequence ATGTTAGAAGGTATCGTTAGAGAGAGTATAGATAAGAGAAGTACAAAAGCTCTTAGGAAAGATGGTTATCTAATCGCTAACATTTACGCAAAAGGTATTGAAAATATCAATGCTACATTCAAAGTAAATGATTTTATCAAAGCTGTAAAAAGCAAAAGCGATTTGAAATTCCCTATAAATGTTGGTGGCAAAACTTATAATGTCGTGGTTGTTGATTATCAAAAACATCCAGTAACAAGTGCTTTAAAACACGTAGATCTAAAAGTCGTGCTTGATGATGAAGTATCAAAATATATGGTGCCTGTTAAGGTATTTGGAACTCCAGTCGGTCTTAAAAATAAAGGCGTTTTATTGCAATCTAAAAAACGTTTAACTGTTAAATGTACTGGTAAAAATTTACCAAATAGTTTTGATATAGATGTAAGTCCGCTTGATGTTGATAACACAATCCTTGTTCGTGATATTAAAGTTCCTGAGGGCGTTAGTATAGTTGAGGCTGGACGTGTTGCTGTAGTAGGCGTCATCAAAGCAAAATAA